The region CAAACTACTAGGTAAAACCATTCTAGATTTAGATTATGACTCTATGTTTGAATTAAAGAAATTAGGATTCTCTGATTCACAAATAGGATTTTTAGTTGGTGAAGATGAATTACGAGTACGTTCTTTCAGGAAGGATCTAAATATAAAACCAGTTTATAAAACAGTAGATACATGTTCATCAGAGTTTGAATCAAATACACCTTACCATTATTCTACTTATGAAAGAACTTTTAAAGAAATTATTAAAGATGGTAGTTTAATAAATAAGTCTTCTGCTAATGAAGTTATTCAAAATCAATACAGGAAAATTCTAATACTTGGAGGAGGACCTAATCGTATAGGTCAAGGAATAGAATTTGACTACTGTTGTTGTCATTCTTCTTTCCAGCTTCAGAAAGAAGGTTTTCAGACAATTATGTTGAATAGTAACCCTGAAACGGTTTCTACTGATTATGATACAAGTGACAGCCTTTATTTTGAGCCACTTACTTTTGAAGATGTTTTAAATGTAATTGAACTTGAGAATCCTGAAGGTATAATTGTACAATTTGGAGGTCAGACTCCCTTGAAACTAGCAATGCCAATTCTTAATTGGTTAGATACTAAAGAAGGTAAAATGTCTGGTTCTAAAATATTTGGTACATCACCTAAATCAATAGATCAGGCTGAGGATAGAGAACAATTTGAACATATTTTAAGAGAATTAAGAGTTCGTCAACCTTCGAATGGAATAGCAAGATCTATTTCTGAAGCAGAAAAAATAGCCAATAGAATTTCATACCCTTTAGTGGTTCGACCTTCATACGTTTTAGGTGGACGAGCCATGGAAATTGTTTATGACTCTCAGGAATTGAAGACTTACATGAATAAAGCTGTAAAAGTAGAGCCTGACCACCCTGTTTTGATTGATGAGTATTTGGAAAATGCTATAGAAGTTGATGTTGATGCCTTATCAGATTCATTTGGTAATGTTGTTATAGCAGGGCTTATGGAGCATATAGAACCAGCGGGCATACATTCGGGAGATTCAGCATGTTGCCTTCCATCCATTTCACTTTCTGACTCTTCAATTAAAACAATTAAGGAATGGACTAATTCTTTAGCGAAGTCACTGAATGTAATAGGTCTTATTAATCTTCAATTTGCAGTACAAAGAGATGACAATGGCGAAGAGAAAGTATTCATAATCGAAGCTAATCCGAGAGCCTCCCGAACTATTCCTTTTGTTTCAAAAGCTATTGGATGGCCTTTGGCTCGTTTGGCTACCAGTCTTCTGATAGGGAAAACTCTTCATCAAATTGGGATATTGAATGAGCCAGTACCTCCCCTACAAACTATAAAAGAGGCTGTAATGCCCTTTCGTAGATTTCCTGGATCAGATAGCGTTCTAGGTCCAGAAATGCGCTCAACTGGGGAAGTGATGTCATCGGCTAAAAATTTTGGTATGGCCTACGCAAAATCAGAACTTGCAGCTGGAGAAGCTTTGCCTACAAAAGGAATAGTTTTTCTTTCAACTCACAATCGAGACAAGCCAGCATTAATTCCAATTGCACGTCGCCTTGTGGATTTAGGGTTTGGTTTGATTGCAACTTCTGGAACTGCAGAAGTTATCTCAAATGCGGGAATTGATGTCAGCTCAGTTCTTAAAGTTCACGAAGGCAGACCTAACATTGAGGACGTTATTCGTTCAGGCCAAATTCAATTAATTATAAATACTCCTATAGGAAGACAAGCAATATATGATGATAAATATCTTAGAAGAGCAGCTTTAGATTATTCAGTACCAACTCTTACTACTTTAGCTGGAGCAAGAGCAGCAGTAGAAGGAATTTGCGCCTTACAAAATGAGCCTATATCTGTTACCGCACTACAAGATATTCATTCATTGGTTACTTTTCATGGATAGACTCTATATTTATTTTAGGGGATTGGATCTATATCTTTAAGCTTTTCATTAAGTTGTTTTGCTAATGATTGTCTGCCGATTGCAAGTACTTTTAAAGTATCTTCATAAAGACGTAATTGATTATCAGATATTTGTAAACCTTTGACGATTTCTTTTAATTCATTAGGCAAATTATTTATATTGTATCTTTTCCCATCGAAAGTAAGAATAGGTTCTGGCTGTTCATTTGAGTAATTAGACATAAAATAAAATCTTGATATCTAATTTTAACTTTGATATTACTTTTCGCAATCCTTTTTGGAATAAATGATATTATTTATTCCTTTATATTCCTAATAAATTGCTTTTCGCATAACTCTCTATATTTTCCATTTTTGTTCATTAGTTCATCATGGCTGCCTATTTCTTTAACTCTACCTTGTTCCAATAGAATAATATTATCTGCTTCTTGAGTTGTAGATAAGCGGTGAGCTATTATTAATACTGTTCTATTTTTCATGGCTTGGTTTAGGGCCATTTGAACAGATCTTTCAGCATCCGCATCTAGTGCACTTGTAGCTTCGTCCAATAATAATATTGATGGGTTATCAAGTAATGCTCTAGCTATGGATATTCTTTGTAGCTGACCACCAGACAAGTTGGTGCCACTTTCTTCTATATAGGTATCGTATTGTTCAGGCATATTCATTATGAAATCATGCGCATTTGCTATTTTTGCTGCATTTATTACCTGATCCTTTGTTGATTCTCTACCAAAACGTATGCTTTCTAATATAGTTCCTGACAATATATTGACCTTTTGAGGGACAATAGCCATTAAACTTCTAACATCACGAGAATTTGTTAAGGCTATATTATTCCCATCTATGAATATTGCTCCTCTCTGAGGAACTAGAAATTTGAGAAGAAGAGAAAATATTGTACTTTTACCAGCACCTGATGGTCCTACAAGTGCTACTTTATTGCCGGGCTCAATCTTTAAATTTAAATTGCTAATTACTGTATTTCCATCTTTATAAGAAAAGGACAAGTTATCTATGATGATCTCACCTTTGTTTGTTGTAGTTTTAATGGGAGTAAGGTCTGACGATTTTTCTCTTGGTGCCCTTTCTATATCTTTCAATCTTCTTAGTGATGCTTTACCTTGTTGAAGTTCATTGAAATTTGTAGTTAAATGACTTATTGGATCGATTAACATTAATAATGCAGCAAAGAAACTACTAAAACCTTGACCATCTATTGCTCCTGCTTGAATTCTAAGAGCGCCAATCGCTAAAACAACTAGAATGCCAAATGCTTCAATAAAACCTATTACTGGATGTTGAAGAGCCAGTTGCTTTAATGCTTTGTATTTAGCATTTCGATGCAAATCAACTTCTTCGTTAAACCTTTTTTGTATCCAATGTTCTGCTCCATAAGCTCTAATTAGTGGTATTATTTGAATAGTTTCTGCTAATAAACTTGCAAGATTACTAATTCTTTCTTGGCTCCTTTCCTCTGTCTGCAATACCTTCTCTCCAAACTTACCAACTAAAAATGATATCATTGGAGCTAGAAATAATGTTGCTAATGCAAGATTAATATCTAAATACACCATATAACCTATTACAGCTATCAACTGAAAAATGCAAGGAACAGTATCTTGAACTGTCTTGTAAATGACTTCTCCAACTCGATCTGCATCTTCAGTTAGCCGATATGTAATATCTCCTGAAGATAGTTTTTGAAGTGATTCAATCTCTATTCCTTGTAATTTACTAAACAGATCTTCTCTAATATCTTGACTAATCTTAAGTGCTGGTTTAGCTAGGACAGTATCTTGAATATATTGAGATAACTTTTGGACTAAAAATACAATTAAAGCTTCCCCAATTATTTTTAATACGACATCAAGATTACCTTCACCTATTGCTGGAATTAATCGACCAGCAAGCCATGCGAGTATTGGCCAGCAGACTACATATATAAGCATAAATATTGCACCAGTTGCTAATTCTTTCAAATAGGGAACTAAATTAGGGATTAGTTTCCTGAAGCTAGATTTAGAGCTTGGAATCATTTGCTTAGAAGTATTTTTATGAAATTGGATCAATTCTTAAAATGGCTTGGTTTGGTTGAGTCTGGAGGTCAAGCTAAGCACCTGATAATTTCAGGACTAGTAAGTGTAAATGGCATCACCGAGACAAAACGAGGCAGGAAGCTTGTTGTGGGAGACATTGTCTGCTTAGCAAAGAAAGAGTACATCTTTTCAAAGAATGAACCATCAGGCCGTAAGTTAGAGAATAGCGATTAGTTAATGAGGTAACGAGTGAGGAAAACTGTTATTGCTGGTAACTGGAAGATGCATATGACATGCTCTTCTGCAAAGGAATATATCGACAAATTTATTCCCTTTTCTAAGGAGTTCCCATCAGATCGTCATGTTGTTATTGCTCCCCCTTTTACTGCTATCTCAACTTTAGCTTCACTTTTGCAGGGTACAAATATTCAACTTTCCAGTCAGAATGTTCATTGGGAGGATACAGGTGCTTTTACGGCAGAAATTTCTCCATCTATGCTTTTAGAACATGATGTACGTTATGCAATTGTTGGGCATAGCGAACCACGAAAATATTTCAGTGAGAGTGACGAACAAATAAATCTTAGAGCTAGATCAGCTCAATCAAATGGCTTAATACCAATTGTTTGCGTAGGTGAAAGTATTGAACAAAGAGAGAGGGGAGAAGCAGAAAGAGTTATCAGAAGACAAGTAGAGCAAGGATTAGAACAAACAGATTTAACGAAACTCGTAATTGCCTATGAACCTATTTGGGCTATTGGAACAGGTAAAACTTGTGAATCAAATGAAGCTAATCGTATATGTGGCTTGATTCGTGAATGGGCAGGATTCTCTGATTTAATTATCCAATACGGAGGCTCTGTAAAACCGGCCAACATTGATGAAATCATGTCAATGAGTGATATCGATGGTGTTTTGGTTGGAGGAGCTTCTCTTGACCCTGAAAATTTTGCTCGAATTGCAAATTACCAATCAATTTAATAGACCTTGGCCTAAAGGTTGGAGAGGCAATACCAAAATTATGGGAGTAATTAACGTTACTCCCGATTCATTTAGTGATGGAGGTGAATACCTTGAGCCATTAGAAGCATATAAAAAAGCTTCTGAATGTATAGCTGCTGGTGTTGATGTAATAGATGTTGGAGGACAAAGTACTAGGCCAGGAGCAAAGACTATTTCACCAGAGAAAGAGCTTCAAAGAATAATGCCGATGTTAAAATTATTACGTAAAAACTTTCCAAATATATTGATTTCTGTTGATACATTTTATTCAAAAGTTGCTAAAGAAGTTATAGAAATTGGTGTAGATTGGATAAATGACATTAGCGGAGGTCGTTTAGATCCAAAAATACGAAATGTTGTTGCAAGTTCTAATTGTCCTTATGTAATTACACATAGTAGGGGTAATAGTTTTGATATGAATAATTATGCTTTTTATAATGATGTTGTTGAAGAAGTTTATATGGAACTTATGCAAAATGTAGAAGAAGCACTTGCCGCAGGCATTTCTAATAAATTAATTTTAATTGATCCTGGACTTGGCTTTGCCAAGAACAACATCCATAATTTAACTTTGTTATCGAACCTTGAGAAATTTACAGATAGCCAATACCCCGTTCTTGTAGGCCCTTCCAGGAAAAGGTTTATAGGACATGTCATTAATGAGCCAGATGCAAGGAAAAGAATCTTTGGTACAGCAGCAGTAACTTGCAGATGTGTTCAAGCTAAGGTAGATATTATTAGAGTTCACGATATTAAAGAAATCAATCAAACAATAAAAATGGCTACAAGTTTATGGCCATTTTAATCCCTTATTATAAATAGACATTAATCTGTATCAACACCTTCAATTTTGTCTTCTACTTCTTGGTAGAGCTCTTTTAATCTATCAATATTTTCTTCTGAAGTATCCCAATATCCTCTACCATTAACTTCTAAGAGTGTTCCAACAATTCTACGAAAACTATGTGGATTTAGCTCCATTAGTCTTTTCCTCATCTCTGGATCATTTATAAAGGTTTCATTAGATTCTTCATATACAAAATTATCAACCTGTCCACTAGTTGCGCTCCAACCTAATGTGTAATTTAATCTATTAGAAACTTCTCTAACACCTTCATAACCTGAATTGAGCATTCCTTCATACCACTTTGGATTTAGTAACTTTGTTCTTGAGTCAAGTCTAATTGTTTCGCTTAGTGATCTGACTTGAGCATTTGCTGTAGTCGTATCAGCAATATAACTATTAGGTTTTTTCCCATCATCTCTTAATTTTGAAATTAAGTTTGTGGGGTCTGAATCAAAGTAATGACTTACATCAGTAAGAGATATTTCCGATGAATCAAGATTTTGGAAAGTTACATCTGCTGTTTTCATAACAGATTCAAATACCTCTCTATTCTGATTCATTTCACCTGGATTATCAGCATCAAATGCATATGTTTTCCTTGATAAATACATCTCTTGCAGCTCATTTTCTTCTTCCCATGTGGAATTCTCTACAGCTAAATTAACGTTTGAGCTATAACTTCCACTTGAATTAGAAAAAACTCTACAAGAGGCTTCTCTTAGTGAGATTCCTTCTGATTCAGATTGCTGTAGTGAATGTTTTCTTACAAAATTATCTTCTATAGGTTCATTTGCTTCAGCTGCCATCTTTACAGCTTGATCTATTAAGGCCATTTGATTAATAAATAAATCTCTAAATACACCTGAACAATTAACTACGACATCGATTCGTGGTCTTCCAAGCTCTTCAAGGGGGATCAATTCTAATTTATTTACTCTACCAACAGAGTCTGGTTTGGGCTTTACTCCAACAAACCACAATATTTGAGCAAGCGATTCCCCATAGGTTTTAATGTTGTCTGTACCCCAAAGGACACAAGCAATAGTTTCTGGCCAAGTTCCTTGTTCTTCCTTTTGTTTCTCTATTAATTTATCAACTACTCCTTTGGCTGAAGCTACAGCAGCAACTGTTGGGATTGATTGTGGATCAAGGGCATGTATGTTTTTTCCACTTGGTAGTACGTTTGGATTTCTAATTGGGTCGCCACCAGGTCCGGGCAAAACATAGTCTCCATCTAAAGCCCTAAGTAAGCTATCCATTTCTTTATCTGCGCATATCTGATTAAGACAGAATCGTAGATATTCAAAAAGTGTATCTAACTCTTTTATATTTATATTCTTATAACCATTTTTAATGCATTTGCTAAACCATGGAGAAGGCAGATTAAATCCTAATCTTTTTATAAATTCAATTATTCTAGTAAATAAACTCTTCTTAAGATTAACTCTCCCATTGGTTCCAGTAAGGGAAAGGACAAGAGCTCTAACTGCTTCTCTTGATGTATCTGTTATTTGTTTATTTAGTTCGACATACTTTAGTTCACCTTTATTATTACCTTTATATATTTCTTCTATATCTTTGCCAATAGCTTCAGCAAGTAATCCTGGAAGGGATCTTATCTTTTCTTGCTCTCTTTCAAGTGCTGCAATGCTTACTAAACTTGCTATTGCTTCTTCTGCAGTAGGGGGCATTCCTATTGTATGAAGTCCGCATGGTAGTAAACGGCTTTCTATTTCCATAAGTTGTCCATATATTGCACCTACTATTGAATCCCTTTCTTCTAGATCAAGAGCAGAAGCTTCAGTTTCTGGTAATTTGACGTCTTTATCAAGATTGCATTTTTTAGATGTCTCTATAATTGCATTTACTATTTGAATACCTCTTCCACTTTCTCTAAGTTGTTGATAGGAACCCACTAATTCACTTAATTCTTTTAAACCTTTATATAGACCTGCGTTTTCTGCAGGAGGTGTTAAATAGCTAATGGTTGAAGCATATCCTCGTCGTTTAGCAATTGTCGCTTCAGAAGGATTGTTTGCAGCGTAATAATAAAGATTAGGCAATCCACCTATTAGTGAGTCTGGATAGCATGTTTCACTCATCCCCATTTGCTTGCCGGGCATGAATTCTAGTGATCCATGAGTTCCAAAATGAAGCACTGCATCAGCTTCCCATACTTTTTCTAGATAGGTATAATATGCGGCAAATCCATGATGAGGACTGGCGCTTTTTGAGTAGAGCAATCTCATTGGATCACCTTCATAACCAAATGTTGGCTGAACTCCTACAAATACATTCCCGAAATGACATCCATATATAAGTAGGTTTTGTCCATCACTATTTAGATTGCCAGGAGGTTTCCCCCAGTTTTCTTCTAATCTTTCTGAATAAGGAGTTAGTTTTTCATATTCATTTACGCTCATTCGATGAGCAATAGTTAGTTCTGGAGAACCTTCTAGAGCTTCAGGGTCATTTATTAATCTTCCCATCAAACCTTTTGCATCTTTTGGTAAATCCTTAATTTCATATCCTTTTAATTGCATTTCTTGCAGGACTCTATGAATTGAGCCAAATACATTGAGGTAGGCAGCAGTTCCAACATTTCCTTTATCAGGAGGAAAACTAAAAACTGTTATTGCTAGTTTCTTAGACTTTCTGGGTTTGATTCTTAAAGAGGACCATTTGATAGCTCGCTCTGCTATAGCATCTACTCTGTCTTGGAGAGTATGAGCCTTACCAGTTGCATCATCCCTTCCTGATAAAACAATTGGCTCGATAGCTCCATCTAATTCTGGTATGGCAATTTGAAGTGCCACTTGAACTGGATGTAAACCAAGATCGCTACCTTCCCATTCTTGTGTTGTTTGAAATACAAGGGGTAAAGCAACCATGTA is a window of Prochlorococcus marinus subsp. marinus str. CCMP1375 DNA encoding:
- the tpiA gene encoding triose-phosphate isomerase; translation: MRKTVIAGNWKMHMTCSSAKEYIDKFIPFSKEFPSDRHVVIAPPFTAISTLASLLQGTNIQLSSQNVHWEDTGAFTAEISPSMLLEHDVRYAIVGHSEPRKYFSESDEQINLRARSAQSNGLIPIVCVGESIEQRERGEAERVIRRQVEQGLEQTDLTKLVIAYEPIWAIGTGKTCESNEANRICGLIREWAGFSDLIIQYGGSVKPANIDEIMSMSDIDGVLVGGASLDPENFARIANYQSI
- the folP gene encoding dihydropteroate synthase encodes the protein MLELQITNQFNRPWPKGWRGNTKIMGVINVTPDSFSDGGEYLEPLEAYKKASECIAAGVDVIDVGGQSTRPGAKTISPEKELQRIMPMLKLLRKNFPNILISVDTFYSKVAKEVIEIGVDWINDISGGRLDPKIRNVVASSNCPYVITHSRGNSFDMNNYAFYNDVVEEVYMELMQNVEEALAAGISNKLILIDPGLGFAKNNIHNLTLLSNLEKFTDSQYPVLVGPSRKRFIGHVINEPDARKRIFGTAAVTCRCVQAKVDIIRVHDIKEINQTIKMATSLWPF
- the carB gene encoding carbamoyl-phosphate synthase large subunit, yielding MPRRNDIRRILILGSGPIVIGQACEFDYSGTQACKALKKEGFEVVLINSNPASIMTDPEMADRTYIEPLTTEVITKIIELEKPDALLPTMGGQTALNAAVDLAEKGILRKFKIELIGADLESINKAEDRQLFKNSMEKIGVNVCPSGIACNIEEAINVGSNIESFPRIIRPAFTLGGSGGGIAYNQEEFISICKSGLEASPASQILIEKSLLGWKEFELEVMRDNVDNVVIICSIENIDPMGIHTGDSITIAPAQTLTDREYQRLRDQSIKIIREIGVETGGSNVQFAVNPVDGEVVVIEMNPRVSRSSALASKATGFPIAKIAALLAIGYRLDEILNDITGKTPCCFEPTIDYIVTKIPRFAFEKFSGSPPILTTSMKSVGEVMAIGRSFEESFQKALRSLEIGLSGWSYDCENINISLKDIDRLLRVPSPDRLMAIKMAMYHGKSDQYINSLSNIDIWFLSKLRNIMEAENNKLLGKTILDLDYDSMFELKKLGFSDSQIGFLVGEDELRVRSFRKDLNIKPVYKTVDTCSSEFESNTPYHYSTYERTFKEIIKDGSLINKSSANEVIQNQYRKILILGGGPNRIGQGIEFDYCCCHSSFQLQKEGFQTIMLNSNPETVSTDYDTSDSLYFEPLTFEDVLNVIELENPEGIIVQFGGQTPLKLAMPILNWLDTKEGKMSGSKIFGTSPKSIDQAEDREQFEHILRELRVRQPSNGIARSISEAEKIANRISYPLVVRPSYVLGGRAMEIVYDSQELKTYMNKAVKVEPDHPVLIDEYLENAIEVDVDALSDSFGNVVIAGLMEHIEPAGIHSGDSACCLPSISLSDSSIKTIKEWTNSLAKSLNVIGLINLQFAVQRDDNGEEKVFIIEANPRASRTIPFVSKAIGWPLARLATSLLIGKTLHQIGILNEPVPPLQTIKEAVMPFRRFPGSDSVLGPEMRSTGEVMSSAKNFGMAYAKSELAAGEALPTKGIVFLSTHNRDKPALIPIARRLVDLGFGLIATSGTAEVISNAGIDVSSVLKVHEGRPNIEDVIRSGQIQLIINTPIGRQAIYDDKYLRRAALDYSVPTLTTLAGARAAVEGICALQNEPISVTALQDIHSLVTFHG
- a CDS encoding ABC transporter ATP-binding protein, producing the protein MIPSSKSSFRKLIPNLVPYLKELATGAIFMLIYVVCWPILAWLAGRLIPAIGEGNLDVVLKIIGEALIVFLVQKLSQYIQDTVLAKPALKISQDIREDLFSKLQGIEIESLQKLSSGDITYRLTEDADRVGEVIYKTVQDTVPCIFQLIAVIGYMVYLDINLALATLFLAPMISFLVGKFGEKVLQTEERSQERISNLASLLAETIQIIPLIRAYGAEHWIQKRFNEEVDLHRNAKYKALKQLALQHPVIGFIEAFGILVVLAIGALRIQAGAIDGQGFSSFFAALLMLIDPISHLTTNFNELQQGKASLRRLKDIERAPREKSSDLTPIKTTTNKGEIIIDNLSFSYKDGNTVISNLNLKIEPGNKVALVGPSGAGKSTIFSLLLKFLVPQRGAIFIDGNNIALTNSRDVRSLMAIVPQKVNILSGTILESIRFGRESTKDQVINAAKIANAHDFIMNMPEQYDTYIEESGTNLSGGQLQRISIARALLDNPSILLLDEATSALDADAERSVQMALNQAMKNRTVLIIAHRLSTTQEADNIILLEQGRVKEIGSHDELMNKNGKYRELCEKQFIRNIKE
- a CDS encoding RNA-binding S4 domain-containing protein — encoded protein: MKLDQFLKWLGLVESGGQAKHLIISGLVSVNGITETKRGRKLVVGDIVCLAKKEYIFSKNEPSGRKLENSD
- a CDS encoding magnesium chelatase subunit H; translation: MFTQVRSANRRVLPVEGQSHKFIMKIVYLVLEPQYQNALTEAAKTLNQQNGYVGIDLNGYLIEELRDSTNYSDFQADIEKADVFIGSLIFIEDLAQKVVAAVEPHRDKLKAAVVFPSMPEVMRLNKLGSFSMAQLGQSKSLIGDFMKKRKEAGGAGFQDSMLKLLNTLPSILKYLPVEKAQDARNFILSFQYWIGGTPENLRNFFLLLADKYVIDKNSDKSELEIEVKEPEVFPDLGIWHPLAPKMFEDIKEYRNWTKSRKDLSDKSLKGPVVGLVLQRSHIVTGDDAHYVAVIQELEYRGATVIPIFCGGLDFSKPVEEFFYDPEENSTPLVDGVVSLTGFALVGGPARQDHPKAIESLKKLNRPYMVALPLVFQTTQEWEGSDLGLHPVQVALQIAIPELDGAIEPIVLSGRDDATGKAHTLQDRVDAIAERAIKWSSLRIKPRKSKKLAITVFSFPPDKGNVGTAAYLNVFGSIHRVLQEMQLKGYEIKDLPKDAKGLMGRLINDPEALEGSPELTIAHRMSVNEYEKLTPYSERLEENWGKPPGNLNSDGQNLLIYGCHFGNVFVGVQPTFGYEGDPMRLLYSKSASPHHGFAAYYTYLEKVWEADAVLHFGTHGSLEFMPGKQMGMSETCYPDSLIGGLPNLYYYAANNPSEATIAKRRGYASTISYLTPPAENAGLYKGLKELSELVGSYQQLRESGRGIQIVNAIIETSKKCNLDKDVKLPETEASALDLEERDSIVGAIYGQLMEIESRLLPCGLHTIGMPPTAEEAIASLVSIAALEREQEKIRSLPGLLAEAIGKDIEEIYKGNNKGELKYVELNKQITDTSREAVRALVLSLTGTNGRVNLKKSLFTRIIEFIKRLGFNLPSPWFSKCIKNGYKNINIKELDTLFEYLRFCLNQICADKEMDSLLRALDGDYVLPGPGGDPIRNPNVLPSGKNIHALDPQSIPTVAAVASAKGVVDKLIEKQKEEQGTWPETIACVLWGTDNIKTYGESLAQILWFVGVKPKPDSVGRVNKLELIPLEELGRPRIDVVVNCSGVFRDLFINQMALIDQAVKMAAEANEPIEDNFVRKHSLQQSESEGISLREASCRVFSNSSGSYSSNVNLAVENSTWEEENELQEMYLSRKTYAFDADNPGEMNQNREVFESVMKTADVTFQNLDSSEISLTDVSHYFDSDPTNLISKLRDDGKKPNSYIADTTTANAQVRSLSETIRLDSRTKLLNPKWYEGMLNSGYEGVREVSNRLNYTLGWSATSGQVDNFVYEESNETFINDPEMRKRLMELNPHSFRRIVGTLLEVNGRGYWDTSEENIDRLKELYQEVEDKIEGVDTD
- a CDS encoding DUF6447 family protein, with amino-acid sequence MSNYSNEQPEPILTFDGKRYNINNLPNELKEIVKGLQISDNQLRLYEDTLKVLAIGRQSLAKQLNEKLKDIDPIP